The DNA window AGGCTCTCTATGAAATTCCAAAAATGCTCGGAGCAGAGATCATCAAAGTTTCTCATGAGGCCGCATTCCTAACTTCTACTTGGAAAGAAATTGATGCTGATCTTTATATCTTAAACCATCCTCACAATCCTACTGGAAAAACGTTTCCAGATTCCGAATGGGAGGCTCTTCTCGGTTGGTTTCGCGAAAAAAAGAAACAAGTTCTCTTTGATGAACACTACCGGTTTTTACCAGGTGCGGGATTTATGGGAAAGACAGGTGTGGATACAAACCATTCTTTTTATGGAACTGGTTCCTTTACTAAATGTTTTGGAGTTACAGGGCTTAGGGTAGGATGGCTTATTGCAGAAGAATCTTTTATAGCAAGGGCACGTTCCTTTAAAGATTACTTAACTCATACTGTTTCTCCCATTTCCGAACGAATTGCACTGGGACTTTTGGAAAATAAAGAATCGTTTTTACCGGCCATCCAATCTAGGGTGCGAAATAATATTACTAGCTTTACTTCTCTTTGGAAGGAACTTCCACACACCAAGTCCTTCACGGCACCACAAGGGGGGCTTGTGGGTTGGCTGAAATTAGAACCAGGAATTTCTTCCGAAGTTTATGCCGATCGGCTTTTTGAAAGAACAGGTGTGTTTGTTCTTCCTGGATCTAATTTTGAAGAAGAAGGTTTCCTTCGCATTGGATTTGGGGAAAGAGAAGAGAGGATGGCGGAAGGCCTTCTTCGGTGGAGAGAATGTACGGATCTCATTTAAAGTCTAGCCTCCAACTGTTTCCTGGGATTGGTGAAAAAAAAGAGAAACAACTGTTTGGTGTTGGTGTTTATGATTGGGAATCTCTCATCCAATACCAAAAACAAAAAAATGATCCGATCCTTCCTTCTGTTTCCATTTTAGAGGAACGCCTCGAAGAGTTAGAAGATGAATTGTCCGAAGCCAATTTTTCCTTTTTTACGACTGAACTTCCGAGTCTTGAATACTGGAGGTTATGGCAAAATTTTCCCGAACGATTTTGTTTTTTAGACATTGAAACCACAGGCATTTCGGAATCCTCAGTCACTACAGTTGTGAGTCTCTACCAAGACAAACGAATGTTAACTTTTGAAAGGGGGAAAGATTTAGAATTTCTTTTTGATTCTATTTCTCCTGAAGATATCCTTGTGACTTACAATGGGAAAAGGTTTGATGTCCCCTTTTTAGAAAGGGAATTTCGTTACCGAGTCAAAAATCCGCAACTGGATTTAATGAATCTTTTGCATTCCATTGGAATCAAAGGAGGGCTTAAAAAATCGGAAGTGATCCTTGGTCTGGTTCGGCCCGATGAAATAGCAGGAATGGATGGAAGACAAGCACCACTCCTTTGGTTTGAATACCAAAGGACTAATAACAAAGAAGCCTTGGAAAAACTAATCGCTTATAACAGAGAAGATACTAAAAATTTAGAAATTGTTTTAGAAAAAACAATAGATCGCCTAACAGAAAACCGTTTGTTTTAGTGTGGCCCGTACATATACTCTCTGAGTATACTCATCTCCGCTTGGGTTCTTGTTAGTTTTGTTTTGACTGCATCTCCAATGGAAATAAGACCAATGATTTTATCACCATCAAGGACTGGCATATGGCGGAACCTTTTGGTGATCATATTGTTTAAGATATCATCTACGTCTTCATCGGGACCTGCCACAGTGAGTTGAGTGGTCATCACATCTTTTAGTTTGATTTTGTCTAGGTTGGCATGGTCTTTGGCGACCACTCGCATGAGATCTCGTTCCGTAAAAATTCCCACCAGTTTTCCCTGAAAGGTCACAATGAGAGATCCTACTTTTGCACCTACCATCATCTGGGTGGCTTCCAATACATTTCTATCTTCTTCGATGGAAAGAACAGAGGACGCTTTGTCTTTTAGAATATCTTTTACGGAC is part of the Leptospira noumeaensis genome and encodes:
- a CDS encoding pyridoxal phosphate-dependent aminotransferase, with protein sequence MEPREFFIEDRLERFRLKAFCNLGESGLGFFRLEEVLGMANVSVSELLDIPMNDAPNQGSLELRKAIGNLYPGVSPNQVLVTTGTGEALYLTFHLAVKPATKVALVWPAFQALYEIPKMLGAEIIKVSHEAAFLTSTWKEIDADLYILNHPHNPTGKTFPDSEWEALLGWFREKKKQVLFDEHYRFLPGAGFMGKTGVDTNHSFYGTGSFTKCFGVTGLRVGWLIAEESFIARARSFKDYLTHTVSPISERIALGLLENKESFLPAIQSRVRNNITSFTSLWKELPHTKSFTAPQGGLVGWLKLEPGISSEVYADRLFERTGVFVLPGSNFEEEGFLRIGFGEREERMAEGLLRWRECTDLI
- a CDS encoding ribonuclease H-like domain-containing protein — protein: MYGSHLKSSLQLFPGIGEKKEKQLFGVGVYDWESLIQYQKQKNDPILPSVSILEERLEELEDELSEANFSFFTTELPSLEYWRLWQNFPERFCFLDIETTGISESSVTTVVSLYQDKRMLTFERGKDLEFLFDSISPEDILVTYNGKRFDVPFLEREFRYRVKNPQLDLMNLLHSIGIKGGLKKSEVILGLVRPDEIAGMDGRQAPLLWFEYQRTNNKEALEKLIAYNREDTKNLEIVLEKTIDRLTENRLF
- a CDS encoding CBS domain-containing protein, which translates into the protein MSVKDILKDKASSVLSIEEDRNVLEATQMMVGAKVGSLIVTFQGKLVGIFTERDLMRVVAKDHANLDKIKLKDVMTTQLTVAGPDEDVDDILNNMITKRFRHMPVLDGDKIIGLISIGDAVKTKLTRTQAEMSILREYMYGPH